A stretch of Candidatus Polarisedimenticolia bacterium DNA encodes these proteins:
- a CDS encoding SDR family oxidoreductase, with amino-acid sequence MRTALVTGSTRGIGKAIALRLLRDGYKVALNYARDRQAAARAIEEAKSVSPHAVVLQADVSQPLECERLIEDALRNLEHLDVLVNNVGPFLERPLSETTDAEWKQMIDGNLGSAFFCARAALPSMRQRRSGAIVNVSALSAEVSPGMTHEAPAYFVAKSALAMLTRSMARLEGPHNVRVNAVSPGFIETEGYADWDAAEKERWRSRIPLGRFGRPEEVAEAVAFLASDRAAYISGTILHVHGALWI; translated from the coding sequence ATGCGAACGGCCCTGGTGACGGGAAGCACGCGCGGCATCGGCAAGGCGATTGCCCTGCGGCTGCTGCGCGACGGCTACAAGGTGGCGCTCAACTACGCCCGCGATCGCCAGGCCGCGGCGCGCGCCATCGAGGAGGCGAAATCGGTCTCGCCCCACGCCGTCGTCCTGCAGGCGGACGTGTCGCAGCCTCTGGAGTGCGAGCGGCTCATCGAGGACGCCCTGAGGAACCTCGAGCACCTCGACGTTCTGGTGAACAACGTCGGACCCTTCCTCGAGAGACCGCTTTCCGAGACCACCGACGCCGAATGGAAACAGATGATCGACGGCAACCTCGGGAGCGCCTTCTTCTGCGCGCGCGCAGCGCTCCCCTCGATGCGGCAGCGCCGCTCGGGGGCCATCGTCAACGTCTCGGCCCTGAGCGCCGAGGTGTCCCCCGGCATGACGCACGAGGCCCCCGCGTACTTCGTCGCCAAGTCGGCGCTCGCGATGCTGACGCGGTCCATGGCCAGGCTGGAAGGGCCGCACAACGTCCGGGTGAACGCGGTCAGCCCGGGGTTCATCGAGACCGAGGGGTACGCCGACTGGGACGCGGCCGAGAAAGAGCGCTGGAGGAGCCGGATCCCTCTCGGACGCTTCGGCCGGCCGGAGGAGGTGGCCGAGGCGGTCGCCTTCCTGGCCTCCGACCGGGCCGCCTACATCTCCGGGACGATTCTGCACGTCCACGGTGCGCTGTGGATCTGA